Below is a window of Musa acuminata AAA Group cultivar baxijiao chromosome BXJ3-11, Cavendish_Baxijiao_AAA, whole genome shotgun sequence DNA.
aaaggcaaTGTCCTCCAAACAAAAGGCGGAGTTGCGGCTACGGAGGCCTCTCTGAGCTGCAAGAAGAGCGACGGCAAAGGTTGGCACTGTAAGCGGCCGGCGCACCGCCCGCACTCGCTATGCAATTACCATCTCACCCAGCTCCGCTCCTACACCTGCAGCCCCGGTCATGGCAAGGCTGCGGAATCACCACCCAGCGAATGCCAAGGCGGCGTGAGCCGTAGACAGAAGAAGACCAACACGGCTGGAGCCGATTCCAACATGTACTATTACTATTCAGGCTTCGGCCCTTGGCGAGCAAAGACGAGAAGTCGTCAGGCtaccgatgatgatgatgatgaagaagaagaagaacaagaagacggGAAGGAGATTTTGAAATCCGGCAACGGGTGCGATGCGGACGCCCCCGCAATGGCTGGCGAGAACGAGGAGAACAGTGACGAAGACAAGGGTGACAACAGCGGGAGGGATAGGGAGGGGAGCAAGAGGAGCCACAGGAAGagagggaggaagaggatgaaggcTCGGTCTCTCAAGTCCTTACTTTGATATGTATCTTTTGGTTGCTGTTGTCGTAATGTGTTTGCTAAACACGGATATTGCATGGTTTGCACGTCTAAGAATTGCCATTTTGTTTGGTCGTGTTGCATGGGCCGGGCTTGGGTCTGGTTCGGCCCGTCATCACTTTTCGACGGATACCTGATGTGCTTCTTGATGACTGCGTCACACCCATCTTCTGTCGTGAAGGCATTCTTGACCCTCCTCGTCGTCAGCATCATCGTGGCTGCTGGTAGAAATTGGATTCTCtctcgcatcttcttcttcactaGCCGCAACGGCGCCATTACAGCTGAGGAGAGGAgctggaggaggtggtggtggcatGGCGAGTGCGGGTGGTGTGCCAACCTCTTTACAGAGCCAACCCTTACGGTCGCTCTTCTTGCATCGGTTGGACCTCTTCCTTCGCCTTCCTCGTCATCTTTTTTTGTCTGCTTTGCCTTCTCCTTCCCCTCGCTTATAAAATCGGATACGCTGCTGTAGAAACTTCTGCGGCAGAGTCGTGTTTTGAGCTTCCACGAGGTTGTTCCGGCGACAAGGGCTCGTCTTTGACCGAGATGCCACTTCCCGTGATGCCCTCCCTCACGCTCGTCGTCTTCCTCGACTTTGATGGCCTCTGCTGGGGTGCCGCATCTCCATCCTCCGCTTTCTGCAGCGGCAGGAACGTACAGAAGCCCCAGCCAGTAGCCAGTTCCCAGTAATGACGATTCGAGTCCCGAAAAAGAGAGTGTTAAGGTGCGAGGAGAGGAGGTAAAAAAGAATGGAACACGGAAGGACGGATATGACCCTTAAAACAAATGACAAGGTCGGATGGAGACCCCGATGGATCTAGGGTTTCCTCCCTCCATGATccatgctcctcggccctcgccaCAGCCCTAGAAACCATAACGATGCTCCATCACATCCCACTAATTaacaataaaaatcatatcataaatccGTCAAATGGCCGGAAGGCGAAATCTGGAATCTACACGATTCAACATCTTCTGATTGATCGTGGATTCTTTCTAATCTTCAGATGACAAGAGGAACGAATGAAGTACAGAAACGGACGTGAAGAAAGGAGCAGCGGAATTAAGGAATCCCGCAGAGACGACGAGTAGATGTTTATTAGGTTGATACAGAGAAAAGCGGAGGCATTGTTCGAACCTGAGGAAGGTGGAGACCAGCCATCACATCCCACGGCGAGCAGTGGACCTGGCAGCCCACCACCCCGGCAGCCGCGGTGGGAGCCGACCCCTCCGTCTCCCACGTCTCCAGCGGCGGCGAACACCAATGCGGATACCAAGCAGCTACTGGAAGAGAAGGAAGTGGGGGTGGGGTTGACCTCTCGCCAATCCCAACAGCTTCGGAGCTAAAGGTCTTGTTCCTTCGTCTGATCAGAGTTGggaccaatctctctctctctctctcctgcccTTCTTGAATTGTTTGTCCCATATCGAACCGATTAAACCAATGTGTGGCACAATTCAAGATCGgttttacaataataataataataataaatttcaaGACAAATGCATAatacaaatattattataattaataagttttatatttattttctgtaCAAAATCATACTAATAAATAAACACAAAATCCTACGTtagaatgtaaaaataaaattatttatcattttaaataaattttgaaaGCGAATTTGATTTTGTATGACACCCCAATACCACACACACAAATCAGATAGAATAGATTTGCAAGATGTGGTTATATAAAAGCAAAATACAACACACTATCAAATTGGCAGAAACAAAGCATTGCTTGATGCCATTTGCCTTCGTACCCACATTGCCTGTACAACATCATATATCCCTACAACACATAGCTTAGCTTGTCGAGGGATCCCTTCAACACATCCCTTCCTTTCAGTCGTCACAACACTGTTCGTACAAACAAACAACAATGTCTGTAATCGGACTATCTTTCACTTCCTCCTCAAATCGATCACAATCACGCTTATGTTGTCCGCGCTTCTCCTCGCCAGTGCAAGCCTGGCTAACAGCACCGCCGCCAGAGAGCACCGCGCGTCGGATGCTTGTTCTTGCTCTCGTCCACCAGCAGTCGCGGCCCCGCCATCGACATCTTCGGCGCCACTTGATCGGTCTGCTTCTTCCAAGCACCGTCGAGCCACGTCACATGCTACGTCGTTGGGCAGCACGTCCCACAGCCCGTCGCTGGCCATGATTAGGCACTCGTCCTCGGCTGTTCTCTCCACCACGCATATCTCCGGTTCGGATATCACGAAGGGTTTCAAGTACTTGTCACCTGCGATGGTGCAGTCAAACAGCTATTGCTTCAATGGATACTACTCCTACAGAAATGTGCCTGGTGATCAATAGTACTGATCACAAATAGAACCTCAACACCTATAATTTACACTATATAAcccaaaaggagagaaaaaaagaaagaaactcttGTTATAATTGATTAGAAGCTTTAGTGAAGCCAATCATTTCTTTCTCTGGAAATAGAAGGCCTAAAGATGCAACAAGTAACATGATTCAGTCAATAGTTGGCATTGTTGATTGCTCGTTCTTAACAGTAACATGTCGAGTGAAATGCATTATAAACCGTGAAAACTGCATGAAAAGCAAAAGGAATACAGATTATTGAGAGTAAATAATCTAAACACATATGGGGGTCACAGAAGGCTCAACCAGCACAAGCAACCTGAGAGAAAGTTAATATGAATTAATAGCAACTTTAATTTTTAATAGCCTgaataaaaattaaacataagaCCTTCTGCTtggatattattttaaattttcgaaTACCATTAATTCATCTAAAAACTTAGCCCAATAAAAGGGATATGATCTACAATTTAAAAAGTAACCTCACCATAGCTGACACCTGAAAGATGTCAGGAGAGAAGTTCACATAAATAGCATTTCCAATTTCTAGGGAATTCTCAAAAACGAAACTTTGATTAATTCTTCCAATCATGCATTAATTAGCAAACTCTCCCTCATGGCATGCGTTGCTGAAAACTTTAACACCAGCTACGACAAGCATATATGAAGATGACAAAGAAATCCAAATTGCAACAGCAATCTGCAATCCAGTAGTTCTTCCTTTTGTCGCATCAAGTTATACTCGCTAAAGTTGTTTGATTCATCAACGTTTGGAAGAGTTATAACAAGTTATCAGCAGATGGATCATGTCATACGAAAGCAATCAACCAAGATTTAGTGCAGACGTACTTAGTCTATTGGTTCAAGGTAAGAAGATGAGATCGCAGGAGAAATCAAACCTAACGCCCGTGACATGGCGAGCATGCCATGGACGCGAGCGCCATTCAAATATATCACCCGCCCGCCCGCCGCTTCTATTCTCGCCAGCTCATCAGGCCGGTCCGGCTGCCAAATAAATTAGTATTAGCCGTCTTTTAAGGTCGCCTAATACATCGTGTTAGCGTTGCAGTATCAAATTCTCGATTCGACACGCATACATCAAGACCACACGCGTCGCACCGAGAAGGGATCGGTTAGAGCACCGCTTCCCAATACCACCACCCTGATCACGTGCCACCGAGAATTGCACGGAAGGAAATGCCCCTTCGTAACCGTAAACAATTACAGGGGGTGCCACTAAACTGACCTTGTGGTCGGAGGAAAGCGGCACCGCTTGGCCGCCGCGGCTGAGCACCGCCCGCGAGTCCCCGCAGTTGGCCACAACGACCCGGTCCACACCGACAAGCGCCACCACCGCCGTCGAACCGACGATCTCCGACTCGATCCCCGACCGCTCGCAGCCGCAGGGCGGCAACCCTATCTTACCGCACGCGCAGGCCGCTAGCGCCAGCTCGTCCATCCGTGCGAAGCTCCGTCCCACCGCAGCCCTCGTCCGAGCCATGTCCTCCTCCTCCGTTGCTGCGGCCATCTCCCGGCCGAGCTCTTCCGCCAGCAGCACATGCATCCAGTCCTTACACAGTGCTGCGACCTGCGCCGCGAGAACGGTCAAGATCACCCGTAAATGACGATTAGAAGACGAAGAACCTATTTGGAGCTGCGAGATTTACGTGGTAGCCGCCGTGGCCGTCGAAGACGGCGAAGAAATGGAGCGGTCCGCTGCCTTGGGGCCGGAAAAAACCCGGCCAGACCGAGACGGCGTCCTCCATCTCCCTCGACCGTCCGGTCAGTGATATAATCCCGTACGCCACCGAGGGTTCCACAACCGCAGGCGCCGACCGAGAACTCGACGCGATCTCTGGAAGGCCAGGTTCTCCGCCGGATGCCGAGACTGTGGAAGGGGACGATGACGAGGTCGTGACCAAAGACGAGTTCGCCGGCGGGGTAGGAAGAGGGGCTTCGTTACCGGCGGTCTGTCCTTCGAGGGGCTCCGACTCCCGGAAGGCCTCCTGCCGCTTCCCCGTCCTCCTCGAACTAGGGGGGGAGGCGCCTTCGGCGGCAGACACGAATTGGCACATCTCGATCCGTCGGCGCCGCGCACCGCGGCATTTCTCGGGTGTGTCACCTTCGCCAGCCATCTCCAGGCAGGCGACGGCCATTAACCGCTGGGATCGGCGTGAGGGATGGAGGGCGGCGTCGAGATCTGAGCCCAGCCGTCGATCATCTCCCGTAGGTGGGTTGTCTCTGTTTGTAGGACTGGGAGGGGACGCACTTAGGCCAGAAGAAAGGAGGTCATCCTTAAATGCACGAGGTGATTAAATTCGCGAGAGAAAGCTGTTCGCTGTGCTTCTCGTCGCAGGAAGCTCGATGTGGCAGTCACCGATAGCGATGTACTGATACGTGTACCAGGTTAGGCGTAGTCGTCGTGACCTCTCAGAGGACCGTTCCGTTTACGACGTGTCCCACCAATATAACGCAATTCGTGTCGAGAACATTAACATCCCAAATTGTAGGAAAAACGTACGGCGTTATCCTAATTTATTTTAAGCTCACAAAACACCGTTACAGGATTCCATCAGGCTATCGTTTTAGTGACAGCATCAATTGGGTCGGACGCGGTGATCAGCGACGGATGGTTGTCGTAACGCGTGTCTCTGCCGTCGCCTTCTTCACACGATGCCGTTCCATGGCGCACGTAAGCGATAGAATAATACAGAGGAACGACATGCGTCGCGA
It encodes the following:
- the LOC135652257 gene encoding probable protein phosphatase 2C 68; translation: MAVACLEMAGEGDTPEKCRGARRRRIEMCQFVSAAEGASPPSSRRTGKRQEAFRESEPLEGQTAGNEAPLPTPPANSSLVTTSSSSPSTVSASGGEPGLPEIASSSRSAPAVVEPSVAYGIISLTGRSREMEDAVSVWPGFFRPQGSGPLHFFAVFDGHGGYHVAALCKDWMHVLLAEELGREMAAATEEEDMARTRAAVGRSFARMDELALAACACGKIGLPPCGCERSGIESEIVGSTAVVALVGVDRVVVANCGDSRAVLSRGGQAVPLSSDHKPDRPDELARIEAAGGRVIYLNGARVHGMLAMSRALGDKYLKPFVISEPEICVVERTAEDECLIMASDGLWDVLPNDVACDVARRCLEEADRSSGAEDVDGGAATAGGREQEQASDARCSLAAVLLARLALARRSADNISVIVIDLRRK
- the LOC103972622 gene encoding uncharacterized protein LOC103972622, yielding MRIRKCASQLLGTRRAGSPSRLTAGLNSSPPPRTLSWDSEASSSSAAAGLLCELNRSPWDDPMCLELIAACDPEEEEDDGGILGNGVKAEVGEPRGNPGNRIKYDAAAVSCVLKREASMKWSGDKVEEKARKKDGAKMTKKKKKGNVLQTKGGVAATEASLSCKKSDGKGWHCKRPAHRPHSLCNYHLTQLRSYTCSPGHGKAAESPPSECQGGVSRRQKKTNTAGADSNMYYYYSGFGPWRAKTRSRQATDDDDDEEEEEQEDGKEILKSGNGCDADAPAMAGENEENSDEDKGDNSGRDREGSKRSHRKRGRKRMKARSLKSLL